DNA sequence from the Sceloporus undulatus isolate JIND9_A2432 ecotype Alabama chromosome 4, SceUnd_v1.1, whole genome shotgun sequence genome:
ctcctcctttgcaagaGTCCAAGTGCTCAAACACCGGCTCCACCTTGGTCTCCACCATCTGCGGAGGGAAGCAGCCTAGGAGAGGCCCCGGCTTGTGGCTCTGCCCGATGGCGGCTcctgggtgatggtggtggggatgaTGGAGCTGGTGGTGGTGGCTATGCTTAGCCAGGCTGATGTAGGTGTAGTCGGAAGAGGGGTGCTGCTTCTTccccccgccgcctcctcctttgTAGTCCTGCTCGGAGAAAAGGTCGGAGAGGAAATCTTGggggtggctgctgctgctggtgttgCTGCTGGCGCTGCTGTTGCTGCAGACCGGCTCGAAGTTGCCCCCTGGCGCCGCGGAAGAAGGAGGCGgcggtggctgctgctgctgctgctgctgggctccGACGGGGTCCAGGTAAGGGCTGAAATCGATGGCTCTCTCGTGGTCGCCGATGCTCAGCTCGGACATGGAGCGTCCCCCGGCGGCCCTCGGGTGCAGCTTGCTCACCGCCGCCAGGCAGTCCGTCTCGTAGTAGAGGTTGGCCACTTCCATGGATTTAAAGGCCGAGGGCGGGAGCGGGAGGCATGCCTGGTCCCAGGCCACCAGGCGTTGCATGAAAGCAACGGGGAAAGGAGGCCGGGGCTGAGCACTCAGGGAGGGCGCTTGGAagaggggtcacactctctcggcctctcTCGCCCCCCTCCAAGCCCCTCGTCGGtgctctctgtctccctctctcgcCTCCTTCCCACCGTCCCAAACCCACCCGCAGAAGGGCTTCAGAAGGGCTTCGCAAGGGCTCTGGAGGTTGGAGGAggctgaggaagaggagcctgtCTCTGGACTTCGCAACCACCTCTGAGGGTTGGCGTCCTTCTTGGCTGAGCGAGACTCGTCCGGGGGAGCATCTGGCCTCGCCTCCGACTCTTTCTCgcctcctcccctctctcctcttccttccctctctctggcTGGACTTGGGAAAGTTCTTGGGCGCTTGGGGTATTTATAGGGCGCGTCCCATGGCAACCAAGGCGCGTCACGGGGTTGGCTGCTTGGCATGCTGCTttgctcccctccttcccctcccgcCCTCCTTGCTTGCTGGGCCTGTCAATCATAGGGCTCGCGCGCCCAGAGGCTGCAAAGGAAAGGAGGCACACACAGAGAGGGCCTGGTGCGCGTGCTGGGGCTGCAAGGGCTCGGGGACGAGCTCCCTCTCCAGCCAATCACAAGGAAGGCTGGGCGGGGATGTTTGGGGGGaaggaagcaggcaggcaggagcGCGCGCCACCCCCGggactcactcactcactcactcgctCGCGGGGCGGGAAGGGAAGTTGAAGTGTGTGCTTCCCTCAGGCTCCAGTCCCACCAGAGCACAGAACCGCAGGAGAGGcccctctccacacacacacacacaggccccCGGTTGCATGGGTAAGAGGGGATTTTgagcccagagaagagaaggcgGAGAGGAGAGGTGTGCTTCAAAGTGGAAGACGctgcttccggggggggggggaagtcctCCTGCTTTGGAGGGTTGTAAGCAGAGCCTCCCTGAATCTGTGTGTGTGCTTtggttgggagttcctgcatggcaagggggttggactgtatggcccttgggatctcttccagctcgatgattctgtgatcaagcTGAAaagcatggctgcatccacagttgATAAATAACCCGTTTTAGCACCGCTTTAACTCCAGAAAAAACTCCGCTCCgctctgggaccacaacaaactccaactcccagaattccatagccttgagccagagaaagagagaaagttgcAGTTGCGAAGGGAGCTGAcaaatctgcctgagaggaaatAGAGACAAGAATAATGATTTTGTTCGTTATTGTAAGGGCTTCCTTCTGTGCTAAGAGGAGAAATGGGCAAGCAGGCTGAACATGGGGCCCCAGCCCCAGGGGttggtgtgtgtctgtctgtgtgttgtctccttcaagtcatttctgacttatgatggaaactctatcatggagttttcttggccagattggttcagaggaggtttgccattgccttcccttgaggctgagagagtgtgatttgcccaaggtcacccaatggggttccatggccaagctgggaaactgaaccctggtctccagaattctagtccaacactcaaagcattccCCCACACTGGCTCAGCCCTCTTTATGTTGAGGCGCAGCAGAGCTTGGcaaaggtgcatctgcactgtgaaaataatgcggtttgttaccactttaacggccctggctccaTTACACAGAATCGTGGGACTTGtcatttttgtgaggcaccagcactctggcagagaagactaaagactgtgtaaaaccccaaaacccaggattccagaggatggcactacagcacttgaagtggccccatactgcattatttctagacgcACCCAAAATCCCTTTATGGACAGCattgctgttgcgtgccttcaagtcatttccgacttatggcgagccTGTCATGGGGATTTTTgccaagcttcttcagaggatgtttgccattgccatcctctgaggcggagagagtgtgatttgtccaaggtcaccaagtgggtttacatggccaagatgggGTAAAATTCCTGCTCTTCAGAGTCCTGTTAAACCTCCATGCCCACactctggggaattctgggagttgtagttcaaaaacttGGCAAAGCTCTGGTGAGGAGGAAGGCCCTTTAGAGAGTGGCACACCCAACTTTCTTCTCTAGGAAAAAGTAGATGTAATAAGGAACTCAGGAGGGAGGAGAAGCAAGAGCCACCCCCTCCTGCCTCTGCCACCCGAAGCAGCTGCTGTGCTCTGTTCCATGGTAGGACTTGTCCTGTTCTGAGCTCACAGACAGATTCAACTCAGTTTCCTTTTGCCAACACCTTAGAGAGGTGGTTTCCATTATCTATTTCAGACTGCAATTCAAAACATACCTGCTTGCAGCCTCCCACCAACCTGGTGCCTCATTCTTAAATGTCTTGCATTACACCTCCCATCTTTCCAAAAAACATGGTCATGGTGACTGGGAATGATAGAATTGGTAGTCCAACAGGACACCAAACTGGGAAGGGACCAatttccattaaatgcaatggaacTAATTTTAGAATAAGCAGGCAtcaattgtagttttttgtgggtttttcaggctatatggctatattctacaagagtttatttctgacgtttcgccagcatctgtgcctggcatcttcagagaaaggcatcAGTTGTGTTTTCAAAGAGTGTGAGCACATCAGGGTAACCTCTTCCACAACTTTAGGTGACAAGAGAACAGAAGATCACAATTACTCCATTAATGCAAAACTGGGTTCCAGGAGCCAAAATTAAAATCTTGCTTAAATTTAGAACTGGCAAGAGAAAGTAGACTTGGTTTCTGCCCTCTCTAGTCCAGCACTctgcattaatttatattttcttgcGTGCTTGTACAGTAGTTGCCCATcttt
Encoded proteins:
- the CEBPB gene encoding CCAAT/enhancer-binding protein beta; the encoded protein is MQRLVAWDQACLPLPPSAFKSMEVANLYYETDCLAAVSKLHPRAAGGRSMSELSIGDHERAIDFSPYLDPVGAQQQQQQQPPPPPSSAAPGGNFEPVCSNSSASSNTSSSSHPQDFLSDLFSEQDYKGGGGGGKKQHPSSDYTYISLAKHSHHHQLHHPHHHHPGAAIGQSHKPGPLLGCFPPQMVETKVEPVFEHLDSCKGGGGGGGPRKEDRAGGAAGPGLGGLASPYGSAVRSYLGYQSVPSGSSGNLSTASSSSPPGTPNPSDSSKSASAGDRSGGGSLGGSGGNSLYSSGAGKHKSKKCLDKHSEEYKIRRERNNIAVRKSRDKAKMRNLETQHKVLELTAENERLQKKVEQLSRELGTLRNLFKQLPEPLLAANAGHC